In Electrophorus electricus isolate fEleEle1 chromosome 18, fEleEle1.pri, whole genome shotgun sequence, one genomic interval encodes:
- the LOC113584324 gene encoding cytosolic sulfotransferase 2-like — MDLPRPEMFDFHGVHMTHYFTDNWEKVQNFKARPNDIVVATYPKSGTTWVSYILDLLHFRQTDAERENTVPLDERVPFLEFFMPSLYTPGTEMADMLSTTPRIIKTHLPVQFMPKSFWEQSCRIVYVARNAKDNVVSYFHFDCTEKIQPEPGDWKSFLQRFKDGKMVFGSWYDHVCGWWEKKQMYSNIHYMFFEDLVEDTGREIRGLCSFLGLSPSEDEREKIRGAVQFDVMKANPLTNLEDDTTLDFSISQFMRKGKVGDWKNHFTVAQNEQFDEHYKQMMKNATLQFRTEI, encoded by the exons ATGGATCTGCCTCGCCCAGAGATGTTTGACTTCCATGGTGTCCACATGACACATTATTTCACAGACAACTGGGAAAAGGTGCAGAACTTTAAAGCCAGACCTAATGACATTGTGGTTGCCACTTACCCCAAATCAG GTACCACCTGGGTCTCCTATATTCTAGACCTGTTGCATTTTCGTCAGACAGATGCAGAGCGTGAGAACACTGTTCCTCTTGATGAAAGAGTACCCTTTTTGGAGTTCTTCATGCCATCTTTATATACTCCAG GTACGGAGATGGCAGATATGTTGTCTACTACTCCTCGCATCATCAAAACTCACCTTCCTGTTCAGTTTATGCCCAAGTCCTTCTgggagcagagctgcagg ATTGTGTATGTTGCTCGCAATGCCAAAGACAACGTTGTTTCCTACTTCCACTTTGACTGCACAGAAAAGATACAGCCAGAGCCAGGAGACTGGAAGAGTTTTCTGCAGAGATTCAAGGATGGAAAGA TGGTGTTTGGCTCCTGGTATGACCATGTATGTGGGTGGTGGGAGAAAAAGCAGATGTACTCCAATATACACTACATGTTCTTTGAGGATCTGGTGGAG GACACTGGGCGTGAGATAAGGGGCCTTTGCTCCTTTCTCGGTTTGTCCCCGTCAGAAGACGAGAGGGAGAAAATTAGAGGAGCTGTTCAGTTTGATGTTATGAAGGCCAATCCGCTGACCAACTTGGAAGATGACACGACACTGGACTTCAGTATCTCTCAGTTCATGCGTAAAG GGAAGGTCGGGGACTGGAAGAATCACTTCACTGTGGCTCAGAATGAGCAGTTTGATGAACACTACAAACAGATGATGAAGAACGCCACTCTACAGTTCAGGACGGAAATTTAG